One part of the Mariniblastus fucicola genome encodes these proteins:
- a CDS encoding transcriptional regulator, translated as MKSADTDQLPIDLNDLVSAVESLPPRYRAELEKPLNRVVEYTRRRRRILNLIQEALSQLRMDMKYMMFDLEATRRERDEYKNSSDGGFSDS; from the coding sequence ATGAAATCAGCAGACACCGACCAGCTTCCAATCGACCTCAACGATCTTGTCTCAGCTGTCGAAAGTCTCCCACCACGTTATCGCGCCGAACTTGAAAAACCGCTCAATCGAGTCGTCGAGTACACTCGCCGTCGACGACGTATCCTGAATCTGATCCAGGAAGCACTCAGTCAACTTCGTATGGACATGAAGTACATGATGTTTGACCTTGAAGCGACTCGCCGCGAACGTGACGAGTACAAGAATTCCAGCGACGGCGGATTCAGCGACAGTTAG